From a single Petrotoga sp. 9PW.55.5.1 genomic region:
- a CDS encoding putative Se/S carrier-like protein, with the protein MQNDLRTTFELNTVILNKNSSVLEIKEILKEQRVFCKIFPSPKSVLKACAPIVCISNKDMEKAQEVLDNNGVEYTIVELENDIIWELLKK; encoded by the coding sequence GTGCAAAATGATTTAAGAACAACATTTGAACTGAATACTGTAATTCTCAACAAAAACTCGAGTGTTTTGGAAATCAAAGAGATATTAAAAGAACAAAGGGTTTTTTGCAAAATATTTCCATCCCCTAAAAGTGTTTTGAAAGCATGTGCTCCCATCGTTTGTATTTCTAACAAAGACATGGAGAAAGCCCAGGAAGTTTTAGATAACAATGGTGTAGAATATACAATAGTAGAATTGGAGAACGATATAATATGGGAACTCCTAAAAAAGTGA
- the recJ gene encoding single-stranded-DNA-specific exonuclease RecJ, whose translation MFIIKKKNLLAKNLEKTLGISGFLSKLLVSRNITDPEEADIFLNRPESENFDPLIMKDMDKALDILKEVKEKKEKVAIFGDYDVDGVTSSSVLYLGLRNLGFEVTVYIPSRIEEGYSLNENALHELKNKGFQNIITVDCGITSLKEIDYAKKLGMKVIVTDHHLPQDTLPKADAILNPKRKDDNYPFKDLAGVGVTFKLLQALFKNFDNTLDPYEYIDLVALGTIADIVPILSENRYFVKLGIEKLKSNPSKGIKYLLDELKIVESEINSRTITFKIAPKINAAGRMADAYAAFKLLTEEDDERLKKAVSELLKLNSRRQSTEKEIYLYAMSLLDLYPTYKTNPVLVLGGENWHLGVLGIVASKLSAQFNKPVLMISKNGEYCKGSGRSPQGIDLMDLFLKVNENNIFEEFGGHKFAAGFSLFSKNIDKLRESINKVYKDIYGDKKLSFTLDIDMEIDKIWDGMFDDIEKLEPFGHGNTEPVFLIRNGKLENLKFFSNGFQNFSGTLNKDSLMIDVLGYDLGHYLKELIPDKKRGFPLDLAGTFRIENSYNLKNSYIKFYVQDLKIEKSFQSEDIQQKYFVDGILKNELSRVTNINVLNENLTKNKVAMFLPSKIKNDTILSKIFICLKNKEKVVVVSATNSLLEHIYKIISAYFPEEFLYFDNNYILDQNAINDHKVVFVTVPKFAKNLKIFDSFNAEIIIDEPFYSLFHPVIKKISYYQKFRRYILQRNHVGIFGTIYNENLKEYLRASGYKILTSFSKNNAFEVIRENNNILKLLNDYSNDKNSKVLVLDNSERQKSLAKLLDLKLNVSEHEIKFFNHSMSYREKLIARDKFKNENANFYITSFSNNGIAFEVKKFPPTLIITDVPKTDIEFLDLVSTWMKKNQKVTIILAYNNRFRVKLLYEYSKKYPSFKILKNTYDFIQEGHYNTKEIYDSLFEGDDDFSQTVLNVLEDAQLVKKYKDDLQIIDTFSLKKLRESANFEENILDNWILKHIIKFYENLDTRELIDLLKGNFSEVGARGV comes from the coding sequence ATGTTTATTATAAAAAAAAAGAATCTGCTCGCAAAAAATCTTGAAAAAACGTTGGGAATCTCTGGTTTCCTATCAAAGTTATTAGTTTCTAGAAATATAACAGATCCAGAAGAAGCTGATATTTTTTTAAACCGTCCGGAGTCAGAAAATTTTGACCCATTGATTATGAAAGATATGGATAAAGCATTGGATATTCTTAAAGAGGTAAAAGAAAAAAAAGAAAAGGTCGCCATATTTGGTGATTATGATGTTGACGGGGTAACTTCTTCTTCTGTATTGTATTTAGGTTTAAGAAATTTAGGGTTCGAGGTAACTGTTTACATTCCTTCCAGAATAGAGGAAGGCTACAGTTTAAATGAAAATGCTTTGCATGAACTAAAAAATAAGGGATTTCAAAATATAATCACAGTAGATTGTGGTATAACCTCATTAAAAGAGATAGATTATGCAAAAAAATTAGGAATGAAAGTTATTGTTACTGATCATCACCTTCCACAAGATACCCTTCCTAAAGCTGATGCTATACTAAACCCAAAAAGAAAAGATGACAACTATCCTTTCAAAGATTTAGCGGGTGTGGGAGTTACTTTCAAGCTCCTTCAAGCTTTGTTCAAGAACTTCGATAATACTTTAGATCCATATGAATATATAGACCTTGTTGCTTTAGGAACAATCGCTGATATTGTACCTATATTATCAGAAAATCGATATTTTGTAAAATTAGGAATCGAAAAGTTAAAATCAAATCCTTCAAAAGGCATAAAATACCTATTAGATGAATTAAAGATAGTAGAATCAGAAATAAATTCCCGCACAATTACTTTCAAAATCGCTCCTAAAATTAATGCCGCCGGAAGAATGGCTGATGCTTATGCTGCCTTTAAATTATTGACTGAAGAAGATGATGAAAGATTAAAAAAGGCTGTTTCTGAACTGCTAAAATTAAATTCAAGAAGACAAAGTACAGAGAAAGAAATATATCTCTATGCGATGAGTTTGCTGGATTTATACCCAACATACAAAACGAATCCCGTTTTAGTATTAGGTGGAGAAAATTGGCATTTGGGAGTTCTTGGAATCGTTGCTTCAAAACTTTCAGCTCAATTTAATAAACCTGTTTTGATGATTTCAAAAAATGGTGAGTACTGTAAGGGTTCTGGAAGAAGTCCTCAAGGTATAGATTTAATGGATCTCTTTTTAAAAGTTAATGAAAATAACATTTTTGAAGAATTCGGTGGGCATAAATTTGCAGCAGGATTTTCACTTTTTTCTAAAAACATAGATAAATTGAGAGAATCTATTAACAAAGTCTACAAAGATATATACGGTGATAAAAAACTATCTTTTACATTAGACATCGATATGGAAATAGACAAGATCTGGGATGGGATGTTTGACGATATAGAAAAGTTAGAACCTTTTGGCCATGGAAATACAGAACCAGTTTTTTTGATTAGAAACGGTAAACTTGAAAACCTTAAGTTTTTCAGTAATGGATTCCAAAATTTTTCAGGAACTCTAAATAAAGATTCTTTAATGATAGACGTTTTAGGATACGATTTAGGACACTACTTAAAGGAATTAATTCCAGATAAAAAAAGAGGATTTCCTTTGGATCTTGCTGGAACTTTTAGAATAGAAAACTCTTATAATTTGAAAAATAGTTATATCAAATTTTATGTTCAAGATTTGAAAATTGAAAAAAGCTTTCAATCAGAAGATATTCAACAAAAATACTTTGTTGATGGAATTTTAAAAAATGAATTGAGCAGAGTGACAAATATAAATGTCTTGAACGAAAACTTGACTAAAAATAAAGTAGCTATGTTTCTGCCCAGTAAAATAAAAAACGATACTATTCTCAGTAAAATATTTATCTGCTTAAAAAACAAAGAAAAAGTTGTTGTTGTTTCAGCTACTAATAGCTTGTTAGAACATATTTATAAAATAATTAGCGCTTATTTTCCCGAAGAATTTTTGTATTTTGATAACAACTATATATTAGATCAAAATGCTATCAACGACCATAAAGTTGTTTTTGTTACTGTACCTAAATTTGCAAAGAATTTAAAAATTTTCGATTCTTTTAACGCTGAAATTATTATAGATGAACCTTTTTATTCTCTTTTTCATCCTGTAATAAAAAAAATAAGTTATTATCAAAAATTCAGAAGATATATACTGCAAAGAAATCATGTGGGTATCTTTGGTACTATTTACAATGAAAATCTAAAAGAATATTTAAGAGCTTCAGGTTATAAAATTCTTACATCATTTTCAAAAAATAATGCATTTGAAGTAATACGAGAAAACAACAATATTTTAAAACTTTTGAATGATTACTCAAACGATAAAAATAGCAAAGTTCTGGTTCTTGATAATTCTGAAAGACAAAAATCGCTTGCAAAACTCCTCGATCTAAAATTAAACGTATCTGAACATGAAATAAAATTCTTCAATCATTCTATGAGCTATCGAGAAAAGTTAATTGCTAGGGATAAGTTTAAAAACGAAAATGCCAATTTCTACATAACATCTTTCTCTAATAACGGAATAGCTTTTGAAGTTAAAAAGTTTCCTCCTACATTAATCATAACAGATGTACCTAAAACAGACATAGAATTTTTAGATTTGGTTTCTACTTGGATGAAAAAGAATCAAAAAGTAACGATAATATTAGCCTATAATAATCGTTTTAGAGTTAAATTATTATACGAATATTCAAAAAAATATCCCTCTTTTAAAATTTTAAAAAATACATATGATTTTATACAGGAAGGACATTATAATACTAAAGAAATCTATGATAGCCTTTTTGAAGGGGATGATGATTTTTCTCAAACTGTTTTAAACGTGTTAGAAGATGCTCAATTAGTTAAAAAATACAAAGATGATCTTCAGATAATAGATACATTCAGTTTAAAAAAACTCAGAGAAAGTGCTAATTTCGAAGAAAATATTTTGGACAATTGGATATTAAAACACATAATAAAATTCTATGAAAATTTAGATACACGAGAATTAATAGACCTATTAAAAGGAAATTTCTCAGAAGTTGGAGCAAGAGGGGTATAA